The DNA segment CAAGACATCTATTGAATATTAAGACGCGTACTACACACTTATGATAGTgaagaatttaatttaaaaaatatatttttagatattttacaattgtaacataatataattttaaaaggaacaagtatttttttaaaattaatttttattataattttaaaaataagaacaaatcctatgtataattagaaatatttatattatgtatgtattattataaatgttgttatttattcttttatcatatttctatataatgcaattttttttaagttgttaatttatcttaaattaatttgaagTAAGGTGTTTATTTTAATGGTAATTGTTCTTACAAGGTCGGACTTCTCTTAAAGTGACTTTAATAATCTCCGTCTTCTCGTCCTCACGGCTCCTGTGTTTGGTGTCTTCCGGACCTTCAAGATGAGCGAGATGAATACCTGTGAATGTGTGTGTGCGCGTGTGTGTGTCAGATATTTATAGCTTTGTGTTGGACTTTAACTGTCACGGACCTGCTTTTGAATTCAGGCGAAGGTCCATTTGTGTCTTAATCATGATTTATGATTAAACTGACTTAATTTGGTTAACCATGATTTATGTTTATCGTATGCTTCTAAGTTCGTTTGACCTTATCAACTATTCGGCCTTTCAACCTCCTAATAATACAGTAATAATTAAGAAAGAATGAAATGTCTTCAATAAAATCATATACTCTAACTTATACGTAGATCATTTTCAACTAtagatatttattattgttaaattataTAGTTGgtaataattaaatacataaattcgTATCTCAAGTTTTTACTTATAGGATCTGTGTTTGTTGTATATAAGTAAGTGACCATTGGGTGATGAAAAGAGtgagaaaaaaagttaattagGGTTAGCAAGAAGAAGTAGAGTGAGAATGGGAAACAGAGCGTTTGCATTAATGGTGATGGTTGGTGGGATCTTAGTGCTAGGGAACCTGCCAGGGATTTCAGCACAATGCGGAGGAAACTTCACTGCCATTTTCGAACAGTGTGAAGATTTCTTCAGAGAGGACGGGCCAAGAGAGCCATCAACAGAGTGCTGCGATGAACTGCAGAGACAGAATATAGATACCAACTGTGCCTGTGCTTACATTGCTAGTAGACCTCCTGGCATTGGCCCCAGGAATGGAATCGATCTCAACAGAACTGTATATGTCACC comes from the Phaseolus vulgaris cultivar G19833 chromosome 8, P. vulgaris v2.0, whole genome shotgun sequence genome and includes:
- the LOC137826084 gene encoding uncharacterized protein, producing the protein MGNRAFALMVMVGGILVLGNLPGISAQCGGNFTAIFEQCEDFFREDGPREPSTECCDELQRQNIDTNCACAYIASRPPGIGPRNGIDLNRTVYVTRACGIPLSPGQECGEIIIAPTPAPYPLD